Proteins encoded in a region of the Rothia mucilaginosa genome:
- the carB gene encoding carbamoyl-phosphate synthase large subunit produces MPRRTDLNSVLVIGSGPIVIGQAAEFDYSGTQALRVLKEEGVRVILVNSNPATIMTDPEFADATYIEPITPEVIEKIIEKEKPDAILPTLGGQTALNAAISLDERGVLAKYNVELIGANIEAINLGEDREAFKGVVERAGGESARSVIVHSMPEALEAAKELGYPMVVRPSFTMGGLGSGMAYNEEDLYRIAGAGIQYSPTSEVLLEESILGWKEYELEMMRDTNDNVVVVCSIENFDPVGVHTGDSITVAPALTLTDREFQKLRDIAINVIREVGVDTGGCNIQFAIDPKTGRIIVIEMNPRVSRSSALASKATGFPIAKIATKLSLGYTLDEIPNDITQKTPASFEPTLDYVVVKVPRFAFEKFPAADPTLTTTMKSVGEAMALGRNFTEALQKAMRSLEQKGASFSFKPLSLSEAELAELIEKTKVATTQRIYQVQQALLAGATVEQLHEATKIDPWFLDQLVLLNEVAGVVHAKRDHLDPETLKLAKRHGFSDAQIAEIIGSSEDVVRGVRHALGIRPVFKTVDTCAAEFEAFTPYHYSSYDLEDEVAHHEKPSIMILGSGPNRIGQGIEFDYSCVHASLVLRSLGYETVMVNCNPETVSTDYDISTRLYFEPLTLEDVLEIVESERRTGGLMGVFVQLGGQTPLKLARALKDAGVPILGTTPEAIDLAEDRGEFSRVLEEGGLISPKNGTAFTFEGAKRIADEIGYPVLVRPSYVLGGRGMEIVYDEANLARYLENATEVSPSQPALIDKFLEDAIEIDVDALFDGEELYLGGVMEHIEEAGIHSGDSSCTLPPITLGPDIIAKVKDATEKIARGTGVRGLINIQFAYVSENLYVIEANPRASRTVPFVSKATGVQMAKAAVLIGLGKSIAELKAEGYLPSNMDGASLPEETAIAVKAAVLPFARFRTPEGVVVDSLLSPEMRSTGEVMGLDKHYDTAFAKAQAGAGSPLPTSGKVFISVANHDKRNVIIYAKMLESLGFEIVSTGGTAEILRRNGLNSVIVASKFAEANGDHSIVDMVRNGDIDLILNTPAGGAARSDGYEIRAAAVSVGCPVMTTISEFAAAVQAINALREHSWDIMSLQEHGVQLAAAVDARSEGGEA; encoded by the coding sequence ATGCCTCGTCGTACTGACCTTAATAGCGTCCTCGTCATCGGTTCCGGCCCTATCGTCATCGGTCAGGCAGCGGAATTCGACTACTCCGGCACTCAGGCGCTGCGCGTGCTGAAGGAGGAGGGCGTGCGCGTCATCCTCGTGAACTCGAACCCGGCAACCATCATGACCGACCCCGAGTTCGCGGACGCCACCTACATTGAACCCATCACCCCCGAGGTGATTGAGAAGATCATCGAGAAGGAAAAGCCGGACGCAATCCTGCCGACCCTGGGTGGTCAGACCGCGCTGAACGCGGCTATCTCCCTGGATGAGCGCGGCGTGCTCGCCAAGTACAATGTTGAGCTGATCGGCGCGAACATTGAGGCGATTAACCTCGGTGAGGACCGTGAAGCATTCAAGGGCGTGGTGGAGCGCGCCGGCGGCGAGTCTGCCCGCTCGGTGATCGTTCACTCCATGCCGGAGGCGCTGGAAGCCGCTAAGGAGCTGGGCTACCCGATGGTGGTCCGCCCCTCCTTCACTATGGGTGGTCTCGGCTCGGGTATGGCGTACAACGAGGAAGACCTCTACCGTATTGCCGGTGCCGGTATTCAGTACTCGCCGACCAGCGAGGTCCTGCTGGAGGAGTCCATCCTCGGCTGGAAGGAATACGAGCTGGAGATGATGCGTGACACCAACGACAACGTCGTGGTCGTCTGCTCCATCGAAAACTTCGACCCCGTGGGCGTGCACACCGGTGACTCCATCACCGTGGCCCCCGCACTGACCCTGACCGACCGTGAGTTCCAGAAGCTGCGCGACATCGCGATCAACGTGATTCGTGAGGTTGGCGTGGACACCGGTGGTTGTAACATCCAGTTCGCGATTGACCCGAAGACCGGCCGCATCATCGTCATTGAGATGAACCCGCGCGTGTCTCGTTCTTCGGCGCTCGCGTCGAAGGCTACCGGCTTCCCGATTGCGAAGATTGCGACCAAGCTGTCCCTGGGTTACACCCTGGATGAGATTCCGAACGATATCACCCAGAAGACCCCGGCATCCTTCGAGCCGACCCTCGACTACGTGGTCGTGAAGGTTCCGCGCTTCGCGTTTGAGAAGTTCCCGGCTGCTGACCCGACCCTGACCACCACCATGAAGAGTGTTGGCGAGGCTATGGCTCTGGGCCGTAACTTCACTGAGGCTCTGCAGAAGGCTATGCGTTCGCTGGAGCAGAAGGGCGCGTCCTTCTCGTTCAAGCCGCTGTCCCTGTCTGAGGCTGAGCTGGCTGAGCTGATTGAGAAGACTAAGGTTGCGACCACTCAGCGTATTTACCAGGTTCAGCAGGCTCTGCTGGCCGGTGCTACCGTGGAGCAGCTGCACGAGGCTACCAAGATTGACCCGTGGTTCCTGGATCAGCTGGTGCTGCTGAATGAGGTTGCCGGCGTGGTTCACGCTAAGCGTGACCACCTGGATCCGGAGACCCTGAAGCTGGCTAAGCGTCACGGTTTCTCGGACGCTCAGATTGCTGAGATTATCGGCTCTTCTGAGGATGTTGTGCGCGGTGTTCGCCACGCTCTGGGTATCCGCCCGGTCTTCAAGACTGTTGACACCTGTGCCGCCGAGTTTGAGGCGTTCACTCCGTACCACTACTCCTCCTACGACCTGGAGGATGAGGTTGCGCACCACGAGAAGCCCTCGATTATGATTCTGGGTTCGGGCCCGAACCGTATCGGTCAGGGTATCGAGTTCGACTACTCCTGCGTGCACGCTTCGCTGGTGCTGCGTTCGCTCGGTTACGAGACTGTCATGGTCAACTGCAACCCTGAGACTGTTTCGACTGACTACGATATTTCGACTCGCCTGTACTTCGAGCCGCTCACCCTTGAGGATGTGCTTGAGATTGTTGAGTCGGAGCGTCGTACCGGCGGTCTGATGGGCGTGTTCGTTCAGCTGGGCGGTCAGACTCCGCTGAAGCTGGCTCGTGCCCTGAAGGATGCGGGCGTGCCGATTCTGGGCACCACCCCCGAGGCTATTGACCTGGCTGAGGACCGCGGCGAGTTCTCTCGCGTGCTGGAGGAGGGCGGCCTGATTTCGCCCAAGAACGGTACCGCGTTCACTTTCGAGGGTGCTAAGCGCATCGCCGATGAGATTGGTTACCCGGTTCTGGTTCGTCCTTCGTACGTGCTGGGTGGCCGTGGCATGGAGATCGTCTACGATGAGGCGAACCTGGCACGCTACCTGGAGAACGCTACCGAGGTTTCGCCTTCGCAGCCTGCTCTGATTGATAAGTTCCTTGAGGACGCTATCGAGATTGACGTTGACGCCCTGTTCGACGGCGAGGAGCTGTACTTGGGCGGCGTCATGGAGCACATTGAGGAAGCCGGTATTCACTCGGGTGACTCCTCTTGTACTCTGCCTCCGATTACTCTCGGCCCGGACATCATCGCGAAGGTGAAGGACGCTACCGAGAAGATTGCTCGCGGTACCGGTGTGCGCGGCCTGATTAACATTCAGTTCGCGTACGTGTCTGAGAACCTGTACGTGATTGAGGCGAACCCGCGTGCCTCTCGTACTGTTCCGTTCGTGTCGAAGGCTACCGGCGTGCAGATGGCTAAGGCTGCTGTGCTGATTGGTCTGGGCAAGAGCATTGCGGAGCTGAAGGCTGAGGGCTACCTGCCGTCGAACATGGATGGCGCGTCCCTGCCTGAGGAGACCGCGATTGCTGTGAAGGCTGCGGTTCTGCCGTTCGCTCGTTTCCGCACTCCCGAGGGTGTGGTGGTCGATTCGCTGCTGAGCCCGGAGATGCGTTCGACCGGTGAGGTCATGGGTCTGGATAAGCACTATGACACCGCGTTCGCGAAGGCTCAGGCTGGTGCTGGTTCGCCGCTGCCGACCTCCGGTAAGGTGTTCATTTCGGTGGCTAACCACGATAAGCGTAACGTCATTATTTACGCGAAGATGCTGGAGTCGCTGGGCTTCGAGATTGTTTCGACCGGTGGTACCGCTGAGATTCTGCGCCGTAACGGCCTGAACTCGGTGATTGTGGCTTCGAAGTTCGCTGAGGCGAATGGCGACCACTCGATTGTGGACATGGTCCGCAACGGTGACATTGACCTGATTCTGAACACCCCTGCCGGTGGCGCTGCTCGTAGCGATGGTTACGAGATTCGTGCCGCTGCGGTTTCGGTGGGCTGCCCGGTCATGACCACTATTTCTGAGTTCGCTGCGGCTGTTCAGGCGATTAATGCTCTGCGTGAGCACAGCTGGGACATCATGAGCCTGCAGGAGCACGGCGTTCAGCTGGCTGCCGCTGTGGATGCTCGTTCTGAGGGTGGCGAGGCGTAA